From a region of the Fibrobacter sp. UWEL genome:
- the argA gene encoding amino-acid N-acetyltransferase produces the protein MNPNDFTSQHFEVAGFIREVFGYMERFKGQLFVLKIEDDLMSHPLFPVLMRDIGLLHKSGIKIIIVPGTRNSIDAQLKAWGLESKFHNGVRLTCEEALPHVEQASLGAAQHIMSHLTASGLRGIQGNWILARSMGVVNGVDYMRTGRIERIQKDILEQLLDENFVPIIPPIGWNKIGHAYNISSTELATELCKYLKVGKLFFIGNQDGIKLQGLVTGKNTKYLEPTDNGLISAMDVDQAQELLELNSDSLNFAQMDYLLNAIHACKAGANRVHLLSGEFQGSLLQEVFSARGDGTMVYANQYSSIRPANMEDIPDILRIMQDYIDKGFLVPRTQESISEKLKDYVVYNIDNSIHGCGALHEFEDGMAEVAGIAVGANYRKSGIGDAIVRHLIEVGRMKGYKKLFLLTTQALDWFYHFGFVDGTVEELPKTKRDHYNHSRKSRVLMLPLDK, from the coding sequence ATGAACCCAAATGATTTTACCTCCCAGCATTTTGAAGTTGCAGGTTTCATTCGCGAAGTGTTCGGCTATATGGAACGCTTCAAGGGCCAGCTGTTTGTCCTGAAAATCGAAGACGACCTGATGAGTCACCCGCTTTTCCCGGTGCTCATGCGAGATATTGGACTTCTCCATAAGTCCGGCATTAAAATCATTATCGTGCCCGGAACCCGCAATTCCATTGACGCCCAGCTGAAGGCTTGGGGCTTGGAATCTAAGTTCCATAACGGTGTCCGCTTGACTTGCGAAGAGGCCCTGCCCCATGTGGAACAGGCCTCCCTGGGGGCTGCCCAGCATATCATGAGTCACTTGACGGCAAGCGGCCTCCGTGGTATTCAGGGTAACTGGATTTTGGCCCGCAGCATGGGTGTGGTGAACGGTGTGGACTATATGCGCACCGGCCGCATCGAACGTATCCAGAAGGATATTCTGGAACAGCTGCTGGATGAGAATTTCGTGCCTATCATTCCGCCTATCGGCTGGAACAAGATTGGTCACGCTTACAATATTAGCTCTACGGAACTGGCCACCGAACTTTGCAAGTACCTGAAGGTGGGCAAGCTGTTCTTCATCGGTAACCAGGATGGTATTAAGCTGCAAGGTCTTGTGACTGGCAAGAACACCAAGTATCTGGAACCTACCGACAACGGCCTTATTTCCGCTATGGATGTGGACCAGGCCCAGGAACTTCTGGAATTGAATTCTGATTCCTTGAACTTCGCCCAGATGGACTACTTGCTGAATGCTATTCACGCTTGCAAGGCTGGCGCAAATCGTGTCCACTTGCTTAGTGGTGAATTCCAGGGAAGCTTGCTTCAGGAAGTGTTCTCCGCCCGCGGTGACGGTACCATGGTGTACGCCAACCAGTACTCCAGTATTCGTCCGGCAAACATGGAAGACATTCCCGATATTCTCCGCATTATGCAGGACTACATCGACAAGGGCTTCTTGGTCCCGAGAACTCAGGAAAGCATTTCCGAAAAGCTCAAGGACTACGTGGTGTATAACATCGATAACAGCATTCACGGCTGCGGCGCTCTTCATGAATTCGAAGACGGCATGGCGGAAGTTGCAGGTATCGCTGTGGGTGCCAACTACCGCAAGTCCGGTATCGGCGACGCTATCGTGCGTCACCTGATCGAAGTGGGCCGCATGAAGGGCTACAAGAAGTTGTTCCTGTTGACCACTCAGGCTCTAGACTGGTTCTATCACTTTGGTTTCGTGGACGGAACGGTGGAAGAACTGCCCAAGACCAAGCGCGACCATTACAACCATAGCCGCAAATCCCGCGTGCTGATGCTGCCTTTGGACAAGTAG